GTGTGGCGCTGTTTGTGCTGCGACGAAAGGAACCGGAAGTACCTCGACCCTTCCGTGTTCCTGCTTATCCATGGATACCCCTACTCTTTTGTGCCATCTGTGGCTATATGCTTTACTCCAGTCTTGCTTATGCCTCTAGCCTTGCTTACAGCATCGGGGCAATTGTAGGTGTGGCAGTGTTGGTAGTCGGAGTACCATTGTTGTTTCTCGCTCGTCGCACGCAATCCTAAATTTAGGGTGAAGAAATAGAAGGAGAAAAATGTTATGCAATTACAGCAAATGCTCAAGTTACTGGTCGCCAGTGTAAGTGTTTTAAGTTTTGGAGTCGCAGGTTGCACCGAACAGCGTCAACTTGATGCACAAGCCCAACAACCAACCGCACCTGCTACACAAACCGCGCAACCCGCACCAGATACTCAAACCGAACAACGTCAGCCTGATGTACCTTATGTACCAACACCTCAAGTAGTTGTAGATGAAATGCTCCAACTGGCAAATGTCAAGAAAGGAGATGTAATCTACGATCTGGGTAGCGGCGATGGGCGGATTCCAATTACAGCAGCGCAGAAATATGGAACACGTGGTGTCGGTATAGACATTAATCCACAACGGGTTCAGGAAGCTAACGCGAATGCCCAAAAGGCAGGTGTGACCGATTTAGTGGAGTTTCGCCAGCAAGATTTATTTAAGTCAGACTTCGGCAAAGCAACAGTGGTAACGCTGTATTTGCTACCTGATATTAATGTCAAGCTGCGACCCCAGCTATTTCAACAATTGAAACCTGGCACCCGGATCGTATCCCATGATTTTGACATGGGTGA
This window of the Chroococcidiopsis sp. CCMEE 29 genome carries:
- a CDS encoding methyltransferase domain-containing protein; translated protein: MQLQQMLKLLVASVSVLSFGVAGCTEQRQLDAQAQQPTAPATQTAQPAPDTQTEQRQPDVPYVPTPQVVVDEMLQLANVKKGDVIYDLGSGDGRIPITAAQKYGTRGVGIDINPQRVQEANANAQKAGVTDLVEFRQQDLFKSDFGKATVVTLYLLPDINVKLRPQLFQQLKPGTRIVSHDFDMGEWKPEKVVQVEGPNRQHTLYYWVVPKQIPANLR